In Vibrio bathopelagicus, the following are encoded in one genomic region:
- the zapE gene encoding cell division protein ZapE, with amino-acid sequence MNPVKKYEQDIKEHGFQRDPAQEQAVKSLDELFHQFQDYMNTPVPQLTRFQKLLGKKPELPEPPKGLYFWGGVGRGKTYLMDTFYEALPTTKKMRVHFHRFMYRVHDELKALGNVSDPLPLVADTLKQEADIICFDEFFVSDITDAMILGTLFQELFARNVILVATSNIPPADLYRNGLQRARFLPAIKLIQENCHILNVDSGIDYRLRTLEQAEIYHYPLDNQANINLEKYYAQLVGEDKEKLKQIEVNHRQLDVIEASDGVLHGTFAQLCQSARSQNDYIELSKVYHTVLLADVLQMGATSDDAARRFIALVDEFYERHVKLIISAEVELEKLYTNGQLEFEFKRCQSRLIEMQSHEYLAKEHLI; translated from the coding sequence ATGAATCCCGTTAAAAAATACGAACAAGATATAAAAGAACATGGATTTCAAAGAGATCCAGCACAAGAGCAAGCCGTTAAATCTTTAGATGAACTCTTTCATCAATTCCAAGATTACATGAATACCCCAGTTCCTCAACTTACGCGATTCCAGAAATTGCTAGGTAAAAAGCCCGAGTTGCCAGAGCCGCCTAAAGGCCTCTATTTTTGGGGCGGTGTAGGGCGTGGCAAAACTTATCTAATGGATACGTTTTACGAAGCCTTACCGACCACTAAAAAAATGCGAGTTCACTTTCACCGCTTTATGTATCGAGTTCATGATGAGCTGAAAGCGCTCGGTAATGTTAGTGATCCGTTACCACTGGTGGCTGACACGCTAAAGCAAGAAGCCGATATTATCTGTTTCGATGAGTTCTTTGTTTCAGATATCACAGACGCCATGATTTTAGGGACTTTGTTCCAAGAGCTATTTGCGCGTAACGTTATCTTGGTGGCTACTTCTAACATCCCGCCGGCAGACCTATATCGTAATGGCTTACAGCGTGCACGCTTTTTACCTGCGATTAAGCTGATTCAAGAAAACTGTCACATCCTTAATGTAGACAGTGGTATTGATTATCGACTGAGAACCTTAGAGCAAGCTGAGATCTATCATTACCCATTAGATAACCAAGCCAATATCAATCTAGAGAAATATTACGCGCAGTTGGTCGGTGAAGATAAAGAGAAGCTCAAGCAGATCGAAGTTAACCATCGCCAATTGGATGTCATTGAGGCGAGTGACGGTGTATTACATGGTACTTTTGCACAACTTTGTCAGTCGGCTCGTAGTCAGAATGATTACATAGAATTGTCTAAGGTTTACCACACGGTTTTATTAGCGGATGTTTTACAGATGGGAGCAACGTCAGACGATGCGGCGAGGCGTTTTATTGCATTAGTTGATGAGTTTTATGAGCGCCACGTGAAATTAATAATTTCAGCGGAAGTTGAGTTAGAAAAATTGTACACGAATGGCCAGCTAGAGTTTGAGTTTAAACGTTGTCAGTCGCGTTTAATCGAAATGCAGAGCCATGAATATTTGGCAAAAGAACACTTAATTTAG
- the rpsI gene encoding 30S ribosomal protein S9 translates to MAENQYYGTGRRKSSAARVFIKPGSGEIVINKRSLDVYFGRPTSRMVVKQPLELVELTEKLDLYITVSGGGISGQAGAIRHGITRALMEYDETLRPALRAAGYVTRDARCVERKKVGLRKARRKPQFSKR, encoded by the coding sequence ATGGCAGAGAATCAATACTACGGCACTGGTCGTCGCAAAAGCTCAGCAGCTCGTGTTTTCATCAAACCAGGCTCTGGTGAGATCGTAATCAACAAGCGTAGCCTTGATGTTTACTTCGGTCGTCCAACTTCTCGTATGGTTGTTAAGCAACCTCTTGAGCTAGTTGAACTAACTGAGAAACTTGACCTTTACATCACTGTTTCTGGTGGTGGTATTTCAGGTCAAGCTGGCGCAATCCGCCACGGTATCACTCGTGCTCTTATGGAATACGATGAAACTCTACGTCCTGCTCTACGTGCAGCTGGCTATGTTACGCGTGACGCTCGTTGCGTTGAACGTAAGAAAGTTGGTCTACGTAAAGCACGTCGTAAACCTCAATTCTCTAAGCGTTAA
- the sspA gene encoding stringent starvation protein SspA, whose product MAVAANKRSVMTLFSSASDMYSHQVRIVLAEKGVSVEVELVDEKNLPAELVELNPYKSVPTLVDRELALYDSKIIMEYLDERFPHPPLMPVYPVARGNSRLMMYRIERNWYSVAEKIVKGNAEESEAARVKLRNDLLTLAPIFAEYEYFMSEEFSLIDCYLAPLLWRLPELGIELIGPGSKELKIYMNRVFERDSFLASLTEAEREMRLVR is encoded by the coding sequence ATGGCTGTAGCTGCCAATAAACGTTCTGTAATGACTCTTTTCTCAAGTGCTTCTGATATGTATAGCCATCAGGTGCGCATTGTTCTTGCTGAAAAAGGCGTAAGTGTTGAAGTTGAGTTAGTAGATGAAAAAAATCTACCAGCAGAGCTTGTTGAACTGAACCCGTACAAATCAGTACCTACCCTTGTTGATCGTGAGCTTGCTCTATATGACTCAAAGATCATCATGGAATATCTAGATGAGCGTTTCCCTCATCCACCATTGATGCCTGTATACCCGGTTGCACGTGGTAATAGCCGTCTAATGATGTACCGTATTGAGCGCAACTGGTATTCAGTTGCAGAGAAGATCGTTAAAGGCAACGCTGAAGAATCAGAAGCTGCTCGCGTTAAACTGCGCAACGACCTACTGACTCTTGCTCCTATCTTCGCTGAGTATGAATACTTCATGAGCGAAGAGTTTAGCCTAATTGATTGCTACCTTGCTCCGCTACTATGGCGTTTACCTGAGCTTGGTATCGAACTGATTGGTCCTGGTTCTAAAGAGCTTAAGATTTACATGAACCGCGTATTTGAACGTGATTCATTCCTAGCTTCTCTAACGGAAGCTGAACGTGAGATGCGACTCGTTCGCTAA
- a CDS encoding cytochrome c1 codes for MKKWIVILFAMLPSLAMAAGAGVPLDKANNDLTDKASLQNGAKMFMNYCFACHSTQYQRYERVANDLEIPLDLMKENLIFDPEVKIGSLMVNAMPSDQAASWFGAPPPDLTLVARVRGADWLYTYLRTFYEDPSRPFGVNNIVFPSVGMPHVLEELQGIPTPIYDTHMVDGEEVKVVVGTETDGSGELSTGEYDNAVRDLVNFLVYSGDPVQLERHAMGWWVMAFLVIFTIVVILLKKEYWRDVH; via the coding sequence ATGAAAAAGTGGATTGTAATTTTATTTGCTATGTTGCCGTCACTAGCGATGGCAGCGGGTGCAGGCGTACCATTAGACAAAGCAAACAATGATTTAACAGATAAAGCTTCATTGCAAAATGGCGCTAAGATGTTCATGAACTACTGTTTTGCTTGTCACTCAACGCAGTACCAACGCTATGAACGTGTTGCGAATGATTTAGAGATTCCTTTAGATCTAATGAAGGAAAACCTGATCTTCGATCCTGAAGTGAAAATTGGTAGCTTGATGGTTAACGCTATGCCGTCTGACCAAGCAGCTAGCTGGTTTGGTGCTCCACCACCAGATCTAACATTGGTTGCTCGTGTTCGTGGCGCAGATTGGCTATACACGTACCTTCGTACTTTCTATGAAGATCCGTCTCGTCCATTTGGTGTGAACAACATTGTTTTCCCAAGTGTTGGTATGCCGCATGTTCTTGAAGAGCTACAAGGCATCCCAACGCCAATCTACGATACTCACATGGTTGATGGTGAGGAAGTAAAGGTTGTTGTTGGTACTGAAACGGACGGTTCTGGTGAACTAAGCACTGGTGAGTATGACAACGCGGTTCGCGATCTTGTTAACTTCCTAGTTTACTCGGGTGACCCAGTACAACTTGAGCGTCATGCTATGGGTTGGTGGGTAATGGCCTTCTTGGTAATCTTCACTATCGTTGTGATTTTACTGAAGAAAGAGTATTGGCGTGATGTGCACTAA
- the petA gene encoding ubiquinol-cytochrome c reductase iron-sulfur subunit has translation MSNAPLNNGRRRFLTATTAVVGGLGAAAVAVPFIKSWNPSAKAKAAGAPVEVEVNKLEPGQMVRVEWQGKPVWVVRRAESVLENLKAIGGQLRDPQSETEQQPDYAQNEFRSIKPEFFVAVGFCTHLGCSPTYLPDSFAEQVQGVKSGFFCPCHGSKFDMAGRVFQGVPAPLNLVVPKHMYLSDTKIMIGVDEGDA, from the coding sequence ATGAGCAACGCGCCTTTAAATAACGGTCGCAGGCGTTTCTTAACCGCAACAACAGCCGTTGTTGGTGGTTTGGGAGCAGCTGCTGTAGCCGTGCCTTTTATTAAATCATGGAACCCGAGTGCCAAAGCGAAAGCTGCGGGCGCGCCGGTGGAAGTGGAAGTCAATAAGTTAGAACCAGGACAAATGGTTCGTGTCGAGTGGCAAGGTAAACCTGTATGGGTTGTACGCCGAGCTGAATCGGTACTAGAGAACCTAAAAGCGATCGGTGGTCAACTTCGTGACCCTCAATCTGAGACTGAACAACAACCCGACTACGCACAGAATGAATTCCGTTCAATTAAGCCGGAGTTCTTCGTTGCTGTTGGTTTCTGTACGCACTTAGGTTGTTCTCCTACTTACCTACCAGATTCTTTCGCAGAACAAGTTCAAGGTGTTAAGTCAGGTTTCTTCTGTCCTTGCCACGGGTCAAAGTTTGACATGGCTGGTCGAGTGTTCCAGGGCGTACCTGCACCGCTCAACCTTGTTGTGCCTAAGCATATGTATTTGAGTGACACGAAGATCATGATCGGTGTCGACGAGGGAGACGCATAA
- the parC gene encoding DNA topoisomerase IV subunit A: MSNEITYDGVEQLPMRKFTEDAYLNYSMYVIMDRALPYIGDGLKPVQRRIIYAMSELGLSAASKYKKSARTVGDVLGKYHPHGDSACYEAMVLMAQPFSYRYPLVDGQGNWGAPDDPKSFAAMRYTEAKLSKFAEVLLGELGQGTVDWQPNFDGTMKEPQMLPARLPHILLNGITGIAVGMATDIPPHNVREVANAAIHLIDTPKAELPDVMGFIQGPDYPTEAEIISPKSDIEKIYRTGRGSIKMRAVWHKEGSDIVITALPHQVSGAKLLEQIANQMRAKKLPMVDDLRDESDHENPTRIVVVPRSNRIDCDQLMSHLFASTDLEKNFRVNLNMIGLDNRPQVKGLVQILKEWIEFRRTTVRRRLQYRLDKVLARLHILEGLLAAYLNIDEVIEIIRTEDEPCPVLMNRFNISEIQANAILDIKLRNLAKLEEFKIRAEQEELEAEREKLEKLLGSERRLNTLIKKEIQADADKYGDDRRSPLIERAEAKALTERDLVPSEPITVVLSEKGWIRHAKGHEVDAEGLNYKSGDKFLASAKGKSNQQAVFLGSDGRSYSLESHSLPSARSQGEPITGRLNVSPGTSIRQVVMGENEQLWLAGSDAGYGFVCKGSDLLSKNKSGKALVNLPQSSEVMLPSPIADLESNQILAITNQGRMLLFPIKDLPQLSKGKGNKIINIPSAKAKEREEFVSHLMAIPENATLTIYAGKRKLGLKPSDLENFRGERGRRGGLLPRGLQRVTRIDIEDPSES, from the coding sequence ATGTCTAACGAAATTACATATGATGGCGTTGAACAATTGCCGATGCGCAAGTTCACCGAAGATGCCTATTTAAATTACTCAATGTACGTGATCATGGATCGTGCATTGCCTTATATCGGTGATGGCTTGAAGCCAGTACAGCGTCGTATTATCTATGCGATGTCTGAATTAGGTTTATCGGCTGCATCGAAATATAAAAAATCAGCTCGTACGGTTGGTGACGTTCTAGGTAAGTACCACCCACACGGTGACTCTGCTTGTTACGAAGCGATGGTGTTGATGGCGCAACCATTCTCTTACCGTTATCCATTAGTGGATGGCCAAGGTAACTGGGGTGCTCCTGATGATCCTAAATCATTCGCTGCTATGCGTTATACCGAAGCTAAATTGTCTAAATTCGCGGAAGTTTTGCTTGGTGAATTAGGTCAGGGCACCGTTGATTGGCAACCGAACTTTGATGGCACGATGAAAGAGCCTCAGATGTTGCCAGCACGCCTTCCTCACATCTTGCTTAACGGCATCACGGGTATTGCGGTTGGTATGGCGACTGACATCCCGCCTCACAATGTCCGTGAAGTGGCGAACGCAGCGATTCATTTGATTGATACGCCGAAAGCTGAACTTCCAGATGTGATGGGTTTCATTCAAGGTCCAGATTACCCGACAGAGGCTGAGATTATTTCGCCTAAGTCGGACATCGAAAAGATCTACCGTACAGGCCGCGGAAGTATCAAGATGCGTGCGGTATGGCATAAAGAAGGCTCTGATATTGTAATCACCGCTCTTCCTCATCAAGTGTCTGGTGCGAAGTTACTTGAGCAAATCGCGAACCAAATGCGTGCTAAAAAGCTGCCAATGGTTGACGATCTACGTGATGAATCTGATCACGAAAACCCAACGCGTATCGTCGTGGTTCCTCGCTCGAACCGAATCGACTGTGACCAACTGATGAGTCACCTATTCGCTTCGACAGATCTCGAGAAAAACTTCCGCGTTAACTTGAACATGATTGGTTTAGACAACCGTCCTCAAGTGAAAGGCTTAGTTCAGATTCTGAAAGAGTGGATTGAGTTCCGTCGTACGACCGTTCGTCGTCGTTTACAGTACCGTTTAGATAAAGTACTGGCTCGTTTGCACATATTAGAAGGCTTACTTGCCGCTTACCTAAACATCGATGAAGTGATTGAGATCATTCGAACAGAAGACGAGCCGTGTCCTGTTTTGATGAACCGTTTCAACATTTCTGAAATTCAAGCCAATGCGATTCTTGATATTAAACTTCGTAACTTAGCGAAGTTAGAAGAATTTAAAATCCGAGCTGAGCAAGAAGAGCTTGAAGCTGAACGTGAGAAGCTTGAAAAGCTCCTAGGTTCAGAGCGTCGCTTGAATACGCTGATCAAAAAAGAAATCCAAGCAGATGCAGATAAATACGGCGATGATCGTCGCTCACCATTGATTGAACGTGCTGAAGCGAAAGCGCTAACAGAGCGTGACTTAGTACCAAGCGAACCTATTACGGTTGTGCTGTCTGAGAAAGGTTGGATTCGTCATGCTAAAGGGCATGAGGTTGACGCTGAAGGCTTGAACTACAAATCAGGTGATAAATTCTTAGCGAGCGCTAAGGGTAAGAGTAACCAACAAGCGGTGTTCCTCGGCAGTGATGGCCGAAGCTACTCTCTTGAGTCTCATTCATTACCGTCGGCTCGAAGCCAAGGTGAGCCAATTACAGGCCGCCTGAACGTCAGTCCGGGTACTTCGATTCGCCAAGTGGTGATGGGAGAGAATGAACAGCTATGGTTAGCCGGTTCTGATGCTGGATACGGTTTTGTTTGTAAGGGCAGTGATCTACTGTCGAAGAACAAGAGTGGTAAAGCATTAGTGAACTTACCGCAATCTTCAGAAGTAATGCTGCCAAGCCCAATTGCTGATCTTGAAAGCAACCAGATCTTGGCGATTACTAACCAAGGTCGTATGTTGTTGTTCCCAATTAAGGACCTGCCGCAGCTTAGCAAAGGTAAGGGTAACAAGATCATCAACATCCCTTCTGCGAAAGCGAAAGAGCGTGAAGAGTTTGTGTCACACTTGATGGCTATCCCTGAGAATGCGACGCTGACTATCTATGCGGGTAAACGTAAGCTTGGTTTGAAACCATCCGATCTTGAGAACTTCCGTGGTGAACGTGGTCGTCGTGGTGGTTTATTGCCGAGAGGATTGCAACGCGTGACTCGTATCGATATCGAAGATCCAAGCGAATCATAG
- a CDS encoding Do family serine endopeptidase: MKKPLLALSVLTLSLSSIITPIQATAALPLSVGNEQLPSLAPMLEQVTPAVVSIAVEGKQVQRQQIPEQFQFFFGPEQTRERPFRGLGSGVIIDAKKGHIVTNYHVINGADDIKVKLHDGREYDAELIGGDQMSDIALLKLEKAKNLTQIKVADSDKLRVGDFSVAIGNPFGLGQTVTSGIVSALGRSGLNLENFENFIQTDAAINSGNSGGALVNLNGELIGINTAILGPNGGNVGIGFAIPSNMMTNLTEQILDFGEVKRGMLGVQGGEVTSELAEALGYESSKGAFVSQIVPDSAADKAGLKAGDIIVSINGKRIDTFSELRAKVATLGAGKQIELGVIRDGKSKSYDVTLGESTNSKTQAEKLHEGLAGAELTNTNESDSATGVKVSSVAQGSPAEAYQLLKDDIIIGVNRQTVKNLAEFREILEKQPGVLALNIQRGDRTIYLVIR; this comes from the coding sequence ATGAAAAAACCTTTGCTTGCTTTATCAGTACTGACTTTAAGCTTAAGTTCAATCATCACCCCAATTCAAGCAACCGCCGCACTGCCATTAAGTGTGGGTAATGAACAATTACCGAGCCTGGCACCCATGCTTGAACAAGTGACCCCCGCTGTGGTTAGTATTGCCGTAGAAGGCAAACAGGTACAACGTCAGCAAATCCCTGAACAATTCCAATTCTTTTTCGGCCCAGAGCAAACACGAGAACGCCCATTCCGCGGGTTAGGGTCTGGTGTCATCATTGATGCTAAAAAAGGCCATATCGTCACCAACTATCACGTTATAAATGGCGCCGACGATATCAAAGTAAAACTTCATGATGGTCGAGAGTACGATGCCGAACTGATCGGTGGCGATCAGATGTCTGATATCGCACTGCTCAAATTAGAGAAAGCCAAAAACCTTACCCAAATAAAAGTCGCAGACTCAGACAAACTAAGAGTCGGCGATTTCAGTGTCGCTATCGGCAATCCATTTGGACTTGGCCAAACCGTGACATCCGGTATCGTTTCAGCGTTAGGCCGTAGCGGTCTTAATCTAGAGAACTTCGAGAACTTCATTCAAACCGATGCCGCAATCAACAGTGGTAACTCTGGAGGTGCATTAGTGAATCTTAACGGTGAACTGATTGGTATCAACACGGCGATCCTAGGCCCTAACGGAGGCAATGTCGGTATCGGCTTTGCAATTCCATCCAATATGATGACAAACCTGACAGAACAGATCCTCGATTTCGGTGAGGTAAAACGCGGCATGCTTGGTGTTCAAGGCGGAGAGGTGACCTCTGAATTGGCAGAAGCACTAGGTTATGAATCCAGTAAAGGTGCCTTTGTTAGCCAAATTGTCCCTGACAGTGCCGCAGACAAAGCAGGCCTGAAAGCGGGCGATATTATCGTCTCTATTAATGGCAAACGCATTGATACTTTTAGTGAACTCAGAGCGAAAGTTGCGACACTAGGCGCAGGCAAACAGATCGAACTCGGTGTTATCCGCGATGGAAAAAGCAAAAGCTATGATGTGACCCTTGGCGAATCAACCAATAGCAAGACACAAGCTGAAAAGCTTCATGAAGGACTTGCCGGTGCAGAGCTGACTAACACTAACGAGAGTGATTCAGCGACAGGCGTGAAAGTATCAAGTGTTGCTCAAGGCTCGCCAGCAGAAGCTTATCAACTTCTCAAAGACGACATCATTATTGGCGTCAATCGCCAAACCGTTAAGAACCTTGCCGAATTTAGAGAAATTCTAGAGAAACAGCCGGGCGTATTAGCGCTAAATATCCAACGTGGCGACAGGACTATCTACCTCGTTATTAGATAG
- a CDS encoding cytochrome b: MQGLLDWVEKRLPAMNAYKKHLSEYPMPKNFNFWYLFGSLAMLVLVNQILTGIWLTMNYVPSGEGAFASVEYIMRDVEYGWLLRYMHSTGASAFFVVIYLHMFRGLIYGSYQKPRELLWIFGMLIFLVLMAEAFMGYLLPWGQMSYWGAQVIISLFGAIPVIGDDLTLWIRGDYIISGATLNRFFALHVIALPIVLLLLIVLHVLALHEVGSNNPDGIETKLPKGTMGDDYKTQFPFHKDYTKKYDIIDSIPFHPYGTVKDMVGVAGFLFLFCYVLFFNPEMGGYFLEPPNFEAANPLKTPEHIAPVWYFTPFYAVLRAVPDKLLGVVAMGASIVVLFLLPWFDRCKVRSYRYRSKLHLINIIQFTISFIALGILGALPATPTYTLLAQIFSLGYFMFFVLLWFYSKNEATKPLPERVTFK, from the coding sequence ATGCAAGGATTGCTTGATTGGGTAGAAAAACGTCTACCCGCGATGAATGCTTACAAAAAGCACTTATCTGAATACCCAATGCCTAAGAACTTTAACTTTTGGTACCTTTTCGGTTCTTTGGCAATGTTGGTACTGGTTAACCAAATCCTTACGGGTATCTGGTTAACAATGAACTACGTGCCGTCTGGTGAGGGTGCGTTTGCTTCTGTTGAATACATCATGCGTGATGTGGAATACGGTTGGTTACTGCGTTATATGCACTCGACTGGCGCTTCTGCGTTCTTTGTTGTTATCTACCTGCATATGTTCCGTGGTCTAATCTACGGTTCTTACCAAAAACCTCGTGAGCTACTTTGGATCTTCGGTATGTTGATCTTCTTAGTGCTTATGGCTGAAGCTTTCATGGGTTACTTACTACCATGGGGTCAAATGTCTTACTGGGGTGCTCAGGTAATCATATCTCTGTTTGGTGCAATTCCTGTAATTGGTGATGACCTAACGCTTTGGATCCGTGGTGACTACATCATCTCTGGTGCAACGCTGAACCGTTTCTTCGCACTGCACGTTATTGCTCTACCAATTGTACTATTGCTGCTTATCGTACTTCACGTACTAGCACTACACGAAGTTGGTTCGAATAACCCTGACGGTATCGAAACTAAGCTTCCTAAAGGTACTATGGGCGACGACTACAAGACTCAGTTCCCATTCCACAAGGATTACACTAAGAAATACGACATCATCGACTCTATTCCTTTCCACCCATACGGGACGGTGAAAGATATGGTAGGTGTTGCGGGTTTCCTATTCTTGTTCTGTTACGTGCTGTTCTTTAATCCAGAGATGGGTGGGTACTTCCTTGAGCCGCCTAACTTTGAAGCTGCAAACCCACTGAAAACACCTGAGCACATCGCTCCAGTTTGGTACTTCACGCCGTTCTATGCGGTATTACGTGCTGTTCCAGATAAGCTACTGGGTGTGGTTGCAATGGGTGCGTCTATTGTTGTGCTATTCCTACTGCCATGGTTCGACCGTTGTAAAGTGCGTTCTTACCGTTACCGTAGCAAGCTGCATTTGATTAACATCATCCAATTCACAATAAGCTTTATTGCGCTTGGTATCCTTGGTGCGCTTCCAGCAACGCCAACATACACATTACTGGCTCAAATTTTTAGCTTAGGTTATTTCATGTTCTTCGTTCTGCTGTGGTTCTACAGTAAAAATGAAGCGACGAAACCATTACCAGAAAGGGTGACATTCAAATGA
- the zapG gene encoding Z-ring associated protein ZapG, with translation MPWMYAVAGLLVGVILGVAISRLMTPEYKKQKNVQKELDSAKFALEQQRQELADHFAKSAEMLDTLGKDYTKLYQHMEKTSSELIPNLPEQDNPFVKTAAAHSDKTQDKPSTKEAALEEQPKDYANGATGLFKEQKKEIMDAPDVVTAKAS, from the coding sequence ATGCCTTGGATGTATGCCGTTGCCGGTTTACTAGTCGGAGTTATCTTAGGGGTCGCTATTTCTCGTCTCATGACGCCTGAATACAAAAAACAAAAGAACGTACAAAAAGAATTAGATAGTGCAAAGTTTGCCCTTGAACAGCAACGACAAGAACTTGCTGACCACTTTGCTAAATCAGCAGAAATGTTAGATACCTTAGGTAAGGACTACACAAAGCTGTATCAACACATGGAAAAAACGAGCTCAGAGCTGATTCCTAATCTGCCAGAGCAAGACAACCCGTTTGTCAAAACAGCCGCTGCCCATTCGGATAAGACGCAAGACAAGCCTTCAACTAAAGAAGCGGCTCTTGAGGAACAACCAAAAGATTACGCTAATGGCGCAACCGGTTTATTTAAAGAGCAAAAGAAAGAAATCATGGATGCTCCTGACGTAGTCACAGCAAAAGCATCGTAA
- the rplM gene encoding 50S ribosomal protein L13 has translation MKTFVAKPETVKRDWYVVDAEGKTLGRLASEIASRLRGKHKAEYTPHVDTGDYIIVVNAEKVAVTGNKAKGKVYYRHSEFPGGLKTITFEKLIAKKPEMVLELAVKGMLPRGPLGRAMYRKLKVYAGTEHNHVAQQPQVLDI, from the coding sequence ATGAAAACTTTCGTTGCTAAACCAGAAACTGTAAAACGCGACTGGTATGTTGTAGACGCTGAAGGCAAAACTCTTGGCCGTCTAGCAAGTGAAATCGCTTCTCGCCTACGCGGCAAGCACAAAGCAGAATACACTCCTCACGTAGACACTGGTGATTACATCATCGTTGTTAACGCTGAGAAAGTTGCTGTGACTGGTAACAAAGCTAAGGGTAAGGTTTACTACCGTCACTCTGAGTTCCCAGGTGGTCTTAAGACTATCACTTTTGAAAAGCTAATTGCTAAGAAACCAGAAATGGTTCTTGAACTAGCAGTTAAAGGTATGCTTCCACGTGGTCCTCTAGGCCGCGCGATGTACCGTAAGCTTAAAGTATACGCTGGTACTGAGCACAACCATGTTGCTCAACAACCACAAGTACTAGACATCTAA
- the degS gene encoding outer membrane-stress sensor serine endopeptidase DegS, whose amino-acid sequence MLSFLFRSISLGLVSAALILLAFPSLRPAIVSDVTSPKVDNIGSLQISFNQAVRRAAPAVVNIYSRKYAESDRNKLLTQGLGSGVIVSEKGYIITNFHVVAQADQIVVALQDGRIAAAQLVGSDKRTDIAILRVSGDNLPVIPLNQDYTANVGDVVLAIGNPYNLGQTTTFGIISATGRSSISADGHQAFIQTDAAINEGNSGGALVNSQGELVGINTASFQQATDMETYGISFAIPYPLANKIMQKIIADGRVIRGYIGIDGQDINSVTSRLLGNKNIGGIVVLGIDPNGPAADAGFEAQDIIVSINNTQVNGRQSVMDIVTDLRPGTVIDVGILRQGKNETLKVTIAEDTRL is encoded by the coding sequence ATGCTGTCCTTTCTATTTCGTTCTATTTCCCTTGGACTTGTTTCAGCGGCGCTTATTCTTCTTGCATTTCCAAGCTTGAGACCCGCTATTGTTTCTGATGTTACTAGCCCTAAGGTGGATAACATCGGTTCACTTCAGATTTCATTTAACCAAGCTGTACGCCGCGCGGCACCAGCTGTGGTCAACATTTATAGCCGTAAATACGCAGAAAGCGATCGCAACAAACTGCTGACTCAAGGTTTGGGTTCAGGGGTCATTGTCAGCGAAAAAGGCTACATCATTACCAATTTTCACGTGGTGGCTCAAGCTGACCAAATTGTGGTTGCCTTACAAGACGGTCGCATTGCCGCTGCACAACTAGTCGGTTCAGACAAACGCACCGATATCGCAATACTCCGAGTCAGCGGTGACAACTTACCGGTGATTCCACTGAACCAAGATTACACAGCCAATGTGGGCGATGTGGTACTAGCCATCGGCAACCCATACAATCTAGGGCAAACGACGACCTTTGGTATTATCTCAGCAACGGGTCGCTCTTCAATCAGTGCAGATGGACACCAAGCGTTTATTCAAACTGATGCCGCCATCAATGAAGGTAATTCTGGTGGTGCTCTTGTTAACTCACAAGGCGAACTAGTCGGTATCAACACCGCATCTTTCCAGCAAGCCACCGATATGGAAACCTACGGTATTTCGTTTGCTATCCCCTACCCACTGGCCAATAAGATCATGCAAAAAATCATCGCGGATGGGCGTGTAATTCGTGGTTACATCGGCATTGATGGGCAAGATATTAACTCAGTGACATCACGCTTACTGGGTAATAAGAACATCGGTGGTATTGTGGTACTGGGTATTGACCCGAACGGTCCAGCAGCCGATGCAGGCTTTGAAGCACAAGATATTATTGTCAGCATCAACAACACCCAAGTTAATGGACGCCAAAGCGTCATGGACATTGTTACCGACCTAAGACCAGGTACAGTGATTGATGTGGGTATTTTACGCCAAGGTAAAAACGAAACTCTGAAAGTGACGATTGCCGAAGATACACGCTTGTAG